In Naumovozyma castellii chromosome 1, complete genome, one DNA window encodes the following:
- the MAS2 gene encoding mitochondrial-processing protease subunit alpha (ancestral locus Anc_5.268), whose product MLRISTRRLYSTVSKETFRLSKLSNGLRVATSNEKGHFSALGLYVGAGSRYETDNLRGCTHILDRLAFKSTEHIDGRSMTETLELLGGNYQCTSSRETMMYQASVFNQDVPKMLRLMSETVRYPNLTQEELDEQKLTAEYEIDEIWLKPELLLPELLHTTAFSGETLGSPLLCPRELIPSITKYSLNEYRNKFYTPENTVASFVGVPHEKAVAYASKYLGDWESTHPPFAKEPAHYVGGETCIPPAPVFGGLPEFYHVQIGFEGLPIDHPDIYALAVLQTLLGGGGSFSAGGPGKGMYSRLYTHVLNQYYFVENCVSFNHSYSDSGLFGISISCIPEAASQSTEIIAQAFANTFANPKLALTEEEVSRAKNQLKSSLLMNLESKLVELEDMGRQVQLRNSKVPVDEMIEKIEKLTTGDITRVAQTVFTGSVGNEGKGSGKPTIVMQGKRDAFGNVEEVLRRYGLGKK is encoded by the coding sequence ATGCTGAGGAtttcaacaagaagattGTATTCGACGGTCAGCAAGGAGACTTTCCGTTTATCCAAACTGTCGAATGGACTTAGAGTTGCTACTTCCAATGAAAAGGGCCACTTCAGTGCACTGGGACTATACGTCGGTGCCGGTTCAAGATATGAGACGGATAATCTTAGGGGGTGTACGCATATCCTTGACCGGTTAGCTTTCAAGTCGACAGAACACATCGATGGGCGTTCTATGACTGAAACTTTAGAATTATTAGGTGGTAATTACCAATGTACTTCCTCCAGAGAGACAATGATGTACCAAGCTTCGGTATTTAATCAGGATGTTCCCAAAATGCTTCGGTTGATGTCAGAAACTGTCAGATATCCAAATTTAACCCAGgaagaattggatgaaCAAAAATTAACGGCAgaatatgaaattgatgaaatttggTTGAAACCAGAATTGTTATTGCCAGAATTATTACATACTACTGCATTCTCGGGTGAAACTTTAGGCTCTCCTTTATTGTGCCCACGTGAGCTAATACCTTCCATTACGAAATACTCTTTAAATGAATATAGAAATAAGTTTTATACACCTGAAAATACTGTGGCATCATTTGTTGGCGTTCCTCATGAAAAGGCTGTTGCTTATGCCTCCAAATACTTGGGAGATTGGGAATCTACACACCCTCCATTTGCAAAGGAACCAGCTCATTATGTTGGTGGTGAAACGTGCATCCCTCCGGCTCCTGTCTTTGGAGGCCTACCAGAATTTTATCATGTTCAGATCGGGTTTGAAGGGCTTCCGATTGACCATCCTGATATATATGCCTTAGCAGTGTTACAGACCTTGTTAGGAGGTGGTGGATCCTTTAGCGCAGGTGGACCAGGTAAGGGAATGTATTCACGTTTGTATACACATGTTTTGAACCAATATTACTTCGTTGAGAATTGTGTGTCTTTTAATCATTCATATTCTGACTCTGGTCTTTTCGGTATTTCAATCTCCTGTATTCCTGAAGCAGCTTCTCAATCAACTGAGATAATTGCACAAGCTTTTGCTAATACCTTTGCTAATCCAAAGCTAGCTTtaactgaagaagaagtatcGAGAGCTAAGAATCaattaaaatcatcattattgatgaaCCTTGAATCCAAATTGGTGGAATTAGAAGATATGGGTAGACAGGTTCAGTTACGCAACAGCAAAGTGCCAGTAGATGAAAtgattgaaaagattgaaaaactAACTACTGGAGATATTACTCGTGTGGCACAAACAGTCTTCACAGGTAGCGTAGGTAATGAAGGTAAAGGGAGTGGGAAACCCACAATTGTGATGCAAGGTAAAAGAGATGCGTTCGGAAATGTGGAAGAAGTCTTGAGACGTTATGGGTTGGGCAAGAAATGA